One genomic segment of uncultured Ilyobacter sp. includes these proteins:
- the dapA gene encoding 4-hydroxy-tetrahydrodipicolinate synthase yields the protein MFTGSGVAIITPFKKNGEVNFEKLVELIEFHIENKTDSIIITGTTGEASTLSDEEHLAVIKCAVDTVKGRIPVIAGTGSNDTRHGIELSIEAEKLGVDGLLQVTPYYNKTNKEGLIKHFESIAESVNIPIILYNVPGRTGMNIPVDVVAHLSKNEKIVGIKEASGNISYAVEIARFCNGNFTMYSGNDDIIVPMLSIGSKGVISVIANIMPEETHNMVDLYLKGEVEKARELQLHLKPFIDALFIETNPIPIKTAMNINGFDVGGLRLPLYEMSEGATVKLKEEMKKIGLLKG from the coding sequence ATGTTTACAGGGTCAGGAGTAGCTATAATTACCCCGTTTAAAAAAAACGGTGAGGTTAATTTTGAAAAACTTGTGGAACTGATAGAGTTTCACATTGAAAATAAAACAGATTCTATAATAATAACTGGGACTACAGGAGAGGCTTCGACACTTTCTGACGAAGAACACCTTGCTGTTATAAAGTGTGCAGTAGATACTGTAAAGGGAAGAATACCTGTAATTGCAGGGACAGGGAGCAACGATACCAGACACGGTATAGAGCTCAGTATAGAGGCAGAGAAGCTAGGTGTAGACGGCCTTCTACAGGTGACTCCTTATTATAATAAAACCAACAAAGAGGGTCTCATCAAACATTTTGAAAGCATAGCAGAATCTGTAAACATACCGATCATTCTTTACAATGTTCCAGGAAGAACTGGTATGAATATTCCCGTAGATGTAGTGGCTCACCTTAGCAAAAATGAGAAAATAGTTGGAATAAAAGAAGCCAGCGGAAACATATCCTATGCCGTTGAAATTGCAAGATTCTGCAACGGAAATTTTACAATGTATTCAGGTAACGATGACATAATAGTTCCAATGCTTTCAATAGGTTCGAAAGGTGTAATATCTGTCATCGCAAATATAATGCCGGAAGAAACTCATAATATGGTAGATCTCTATCTTAAGGGAGAAGTAGAAAAAGCTAGAGAGCTTCAGCTGCACTTAAAGCCATTTATAGATGCACTGTTTATCGAGACCAATCCTATTCCAATAAAAACGGCTATGAACATCAATGGTTTTGATGTTGGAGGTTTAAGACTTCCTCTTTATGAGATGAGTGAGGGTGCTACTGTGAAATTAAAGGAAGAGATGAAAAAAATAGGTTTATTGAAGGGGTAG
- the dapB gene encoding 4-hydroxy-tetrahydrodipicolinate reductase, with translation MNIAVFGYGMMGKFVCEDVVSEGLSIAGVIEKRDDVKAIAPATNKILYKSLNDIKGKVDVIIDFSNPANLDEILEFAIENKIGAVICSTGFTDEQLSKIKQASEKTAILFSRNMSLGVNVLSEALKQITPILADAFDIEIIEKHHNQKVDSPSGTAKLFYDSINESLNGEKEAVYGREGIVGKRTQKEVGIHAIRGGTIVGEHSIIFAGQDEIIELKHEALSKRIFSQGSVKAAKFLAGKAPGFYTMKEVLNIK, from the coding sequence ATGAATATAGCGGTTTTCGGTTATGGTATGATGGGCAAATTTGTCTGTGAAGATGTAGTTTCTGAAGGGCTTAGTATTGCCGGAGTTATCGAAAAAAGAGATGATGTCAAGGCGATAGCACCTGCAACAAACAAGATTCTTTATAAATCATTAAATGATATCAAAGGAAAAGTTGATGTAATAATTGATTTTTCAAATCCTGCCAATCTTGACGAGATTCTGGAATTTGCAATTGAAAATAAAATTGGAGCGGTAATTTGTTCAACAGGATTTACCGATGAACAATTATCTAAAATTAAACAGGCAAGTGAAAAAACAGCGATACTTTTCTCAAGAAACATGTCACTAGGAGTCAATGTGCTGTCAGAAGCACTGAAACAAATAACTCCGATTTTAGCTGACGCCTTTGACATTGAGATTATTGAAAAACACCACAATCAAAAGGTGGACTCCCCGTCTGGAACAGCAAAATTATTCTACGATTCAATCAATGAATCATTAAACGGTGAGAAGGAAGCCGTTTATGGGAGAGAGGGAATTGTCGGGAAAAGGACTCAAAAGGAAGTTGGAATCCATGCCATCAGGGGTGGAACTATTGTGGGAGAGCACAGCATTATTTTTGCAGGTCAAGATGAGATCATTGAGCTTAAACATGAGGCTCTTTCTAAAAGAATCTTCTCTCAGGGCTCTGTTAAAGCGGCAAAATTCTTGGCGGGGAAAGCGCCTGGATTCTATACAATGAAAGAAGTATTAAACATAAAATAA
- the dapD gene encoding 2,3,4,5-tetrahydropyridine-2,6-dicarboxylate N-acetyltransferase — MSLNTAQEIIKFIKDSKKSTPVKAYLKGDMEGINFYSCKVFCEGNTRIIMGDWEDVKKILDENKDKIEDYYLENDRRNSAIPMLDLKDINARIEPGSVIRDKVTIGNNAIIMMGASINIGAVIGDGTMIDFNAVLGGRATVGKNCHIGAGAILAGVIEPPSADPVVVEDDVMVGANAVVLEGVRIGKGSVVAAGAIVTADVPPGVVVAGSPAKIIKNVDEKTAGKTQIMEDLRNLKK; from the coding sequence GTGAGTTTAAACACAGCACAAGAAATAATCAAATTTATCAAGGATTCTAAGAAGTCGACACCTGTAAAAGCGTATCTCAAAGGTGATATGGAAGGTATAAACTTTTACTCTTGTAAAGTATTCTGTGAAGGAAACACCAGAATCATAATGGGAGACTGGGAAGACGTTAAGAAAATCCTTGACGAAAATAAGGATAAAATAGAGGACTATTACCTTGAAAATGACAGAAGAAACTCTGCCATCCCGATGCTTGACCTAAAGGATATCAATGCAAGAATCGAACCTGGATCGGTAATCAGGGACAAGGTAACAATAGGTAACAATGCAATAATCATGATGGGAGCTTCCATCAATATAGGGGCTGTAATCGGGGATGGGACCATGATCGACTTCAACGCTGTCCTAGGAGGAAGAGCTACAGTAGGTAAGAACTGTCATATAGGGGCAGGAGCTATACTTGCTGGGGTAATAGAGCCACCTTCAGCAGACCCTGTAGTAGTAGAAGATGATGTAATGGTAGGTGCTAATGCAGTAGTTCTAGAAGGTGTGAGAATAGGAAAAGGTTCTGTAGTAGCTGCCGGTGCAATAGTAACTGCAGACGTTCCTCCAGGTGTTGTGGTAGCTGGAAGTCCTGCAAAGATAATCAAAAACGTAGATGAGAAAACAGCAGGTAAAACACAGATAATGGAAGACCTAAGAAATTTAAAGAAATAA